TTCTTTACTTCCGGAAATCTCCAGTTTGTAAAGACAGGAAGCAAAAGTCAGCAGGTTCTAGCAAAGAAAGGTGACGACCTACGGATAGATTGGGGGTATTTTTATATGGCTGGTGCAAAATCAAAGACAAAGTCCGCGGTCGGAAGTAGCCATCAATTACGCTCTAATTTTCTGAAGAGTGAAAATGGCTCTTCTTCAAATGGAGGGCAACAATTGGCGCTGATACAAAGTTTTGATGTTTCATCAAGCTACCAGGATAAGATCTTGTTGGGCTATGATGACCTGTACTCGATCCAATATTTTGGACAAAATCTACGGCCATATTGGAATAATACTGGAAATAGTTCCATTGAAAAGCAATTTGAACTGGCCGACAAAGAGTATACTGTTCTCAAAAAGGCTGCTGATAAATTCGATGCCGAATTATGGGGTACAGCTTTGCGCAACGGCGGTGAGGACTATGCTGCATTATGTGCCTTGGCCTATAGACAGGCAATCGCCGCTCATAAACTTGTAAAAGCACCCAATGGCGATCTGCTTTTACTGTCTAAGGAAAATGATAGCAATGGGTCAATAGGAACTGTTGATGTAACCTATCCTTCGGCTCCGATTTTCCTTTACTATAATCCTGAACTGGCCAAAGCACTAATGAACGCCATTTTTTATTATAGTGAAAGCAATAAGTGGACAAAACCTTTTGCGGCGCATGATGTTGGGACCTATCCTTTGGCGAATGGCCAAACCTACGGTGGGGATATGCCCGTGGAAGAATCAGGCAATATGCTGCTATTAACTTATGCTTTGGCCAAGGTGGAAGGCAATGCAGCTTATGCCAAAAAACATTGGAAAGTGCTGTCTACCTGGGTAGATTATCTAGTCGATAAAGGTCTTGACCCCGAAAATCAGTTGTGTACAGATGATTTTGCAGGCCATTTTGCGCATAATGCCAATTTATCTATTAAAGCTATTTTGGGTATTGCATCTTACGGTTATCTGGCCCAAATGCTTGGTGAAGAGGCTACGGCGAAAAAGTATTTGACCGAAGCAAAAGCAATGGCGATGAAATGGAAAAAGATGGCCGAAGATGGGGATCACTACAAGTTAACTTTTGATAAAAGTGGAACCTGGAGTCAAAAGTATAATATGGTCTGGGATAAATTGCTTAAGATGGATATTTTTGACCCTTCTATCCGTGAAACTGAAATTAAATACTATCTCAGCAAACAAAATAAATACGGACTTCCCCTGGACAATCGTCAGCCTTACACCAAAACCGATTGGATTATTTGGACGGCGACCATGGCAGATGATAAGCCTACCTTTGAGGCATTTTTGAAGCCAGTCTACCGTTTTATGAACGAAACAACCGATCGCGTTCCCATGTCGGATTGGACCTATACAGACCGTCCTAAAAGAGCTGGATTTAAAGCAAGATCCGTTGTCGGGGGCTATTTTATCAAAATGTTGGAAGAAAAATTGGGAAAAGCAAAATAGCTTTCCCTGTGATGCAGAAAATAATATAACAAGATAATAAGATGTTGAATGCAATGTTGTTCAGATATTGGATCGGCGGAGTTGCCGTACTGAACCTGTTGAGCTCCTGTGGAAGCGCTACAGGTTCAGTGAAGCCGTCGGGACAAATAACAGATGCTACGGCTCAGCATAAAACCTATAGCAATCCGGTTTTTGAGCCCATACTTGCTGATCCTACAGTCGTTAGAGACCCACAGCGCAAAATGTTCTATGCATACGGGACAGCCGACAATTGGGGCGACGGAAAGGGACAACGTTTGGTGTCTATTCTACAATCCACCGATCTTGCTCATTGGACCTGGATTGGAACGGCTTTCAGCTCAAAACCGAGCTGGAAAGCCGAGGGGGGAATCTGGGCACCAGATGTGGTGAGGTTAAATGGTAAGTATATCTTATATTATGCTTATTCAACATGGGGAGACCCCAACCCCGGTATCGGTGTAGCCCTAGCAGGTAGACCGGAAGGCCCCTTTATCGACCAAGGTAAACTTTTTGATAGCAAGGAGATCGATGTGCCGAATTCAATAGACCCTTATTTTTTTACGGAAAATGGGCGTAATTATCTGTTCTGGGGCAGTTTTAGCGATGCGAATACGCAAGGGACTTATGGTGTTGAACTGGATAAAAATGGGACAGCGGTACCCGATTTAAATAAAAAATTTAAAGTTGCCGCAGGAGATTTTGAAGCCGTTGTGATTCATAAACGGAAAGGGTATTATTACTTTATCGGGTCCAAAGGCTCCTGTTGTGAAGGAGAAAAAAGCAGTTATCATGTTCTTGTGGGGCGCTCTCGTGATCTGAAAGGGCCCTATGTGGATCAAGAAGGCCGCAACCTTACACAGCGGGGGAGCGGAACGCTGTTGTTAAAAGGAAATGATCAATTTGTGGGGACAGGTCACACTTCGCGCATTATTACAGACGACAAAGGAAAAGATTGGATACTCTATCATGGTATTGATCCAAAGCAGCCTCGTGTCGCTACGGGGGGAAATCGCCGGATGCTATTGTTGGATCAGGTTGTTTGGGATAGGGACTGGCCCAAAATTGAAGGGGCAACCAGCAGTGTTGCGCCGCAACCGACACCAACGTTTAATACTAAATAGAATTTTCAATAGCTAGCAGCGGATCTCCGATCTTCGTCGGTCTTAATTTTCGCTGCCAATAAAAAATATGATACATCAAACGAAGAAACATTTTGAACTTCTTGACGCCATGCGTGGGGTAGCCGCAATCGCAGTCGTCCTGTTTCACTTTATGGAAATTGCACAACCGGATTATCGCAATAGTTTTATTCCACATAGCTATTTAGCCGTTGATTTTTTCTTTTGTTTATCGGGTTTTGTCATTGCCTATGCCTACGATCAGAAGCTGGCCACAATCGGTCTAAAACGATTCTTTCTCTTGCGTTTGCTGCGATTGCACCCATTGGTTATCATCGGTACGTTGATTGGTTTATTCGCATTTATTTACGATCCATTCAGCAGTTTGGCTGGCTCATTTTCTGTTTTGCAAAAGATGGGGATGTTTATTAGTGGGATAACGTTGATTCCATACCCGGTTGTACCAGAACGCTATTTTAATCTTTTTCATTTAAACCCACCTACATGGTCGCTATTTTGGGAGTATATCGCCAATATAGCCTATGCTTTGGTACTGGTACGGATTCCAAAAAAGTTTCTTTGGGGGATAGTGCTCCTTGGTGCAGCAGCGCTATGTGCCGAATCATTTCGTTCGGGCTATTTAGCTGTCGGTTTTGGAGCAGACAACTTTTGGGCTGGTGGAATTCGTTTATGGTTTTCGTTTTCAATGGGACTACTTATTTTTAGATCGAACTGGGCCATTTCCAACAAGCTTCCTTTTTTCAGTGTTCTAGGTCTACTTGCCGCCGTATTTTTTATTCCATTTTCTGAAGCTTATGGTAAATACATTGATCCTATTGTCGTTATCTTCTATTTTCCTTTATTACTCTTACTGGGGATAGGAGGGCAGCCTGTGTTTGGAGGGGTCAAGAAGTTATACAAGTTTTTAGGTGATATCTCCTATCCGCTCTATATCATTCATTATCCATTTATCTGGATTTTTATGAGCTATGTAGAACTTAATCACCCATCGAATAAGCAAATGGCTGTGATTATTGTTATTGGAATGCTGTTGTTGATTTTTTTATCTTTATTAGTCTTTAACTATTTAGATGAGCCTATTCGGAAATATTACAGTCGGAAACTAAAGTAAATGGCGATGAAGCCAGCTACTGATGAACTGGAATACCTCCATTTTGCAGTCTTCATTAAGAATTTCATGCCGCATGCCTGCATATAATTTAAGGGTTATATCGGTCTGTCCCTGTGCCCTTAACTGTGCCGCACTTTTTTCAACGCCTATTCCAAAATCTCCTATTGTATCATCTTGTCCGCTGATAAATACAATTGGTAGATTTTTTGGGATATTCTTGGTAGCCTCGATAGCTGTCGCTTGCAAAGAAAGGTCTAATACGGTATGAAACCCATTGTTGGTAAACAATCCCCCACAAAGTGGATCTTCCAAAAATGAAATACGGTTTGTCTTCCTTACGCTTAACCAATTGCTGTTATTTTGGTTAGGCTCGTTCTTAAATCGAGCATTATTACGTTTGTCAAAAATGCGATTGATCAATTTACTTCTTTCTTTAGGGGCAATACTATTGAGAAGAGTGAGTAAAAGGCGAAAGGCCATGGATCCTTTTTGACGTTGGCCTGTCCCCACGATAATGGCCCCCTTAAATTGCCAGCCAATTTTTTGCAAAACACAGCGTGTGACAAAGGATCCCATGGAATGCCCTAAAATAAATTGAGGAAGTTGCGGATAGGTTTCACGTAAGAAGTTACTCATTGTAATGGCGTCATCAATAAGTTGTTCTTTAGCCTTTTCTTTTTGAAAATAGCCTAAAAGATCAGGTTGTGAAGCTGTTAATCCGTGTCCCAATTGATCGTACGTTAAAACAGCGAATTGCTGCGCTGTCAAATAACTGGCCAGTTCCTGATATCGACCACTATGCTCTTGCATACCATGGATGATGAGTATCGTGGCCAATACAGGATGATCTGTAGGTTCATAGAAGTTATAAGAAATTTTATACTTATTTTCTGCCGTATTAATGACATAAAAATCTGACGATACCCTATTCATGATGCGTTTTGTTATTTATAGTAAAGTAAGACAAATTTATGGTATTTAAAAGGTCAGTAATCATTATAGCTTTCAGGAGCATTACTGTTATTGCCTAAAATAGGGACAAAAAAATAGCGCTATTAATTGTGTTGTTTGAGGCTGTTTTTTAGATTTTACTTAATTTAGAATACACAAAGCGTACACAAAACAAGAAGAAAAGAAATTTGACATGTTGTTCATGATGCGGGGTGAGCGAGAAGAGAGTGATGTAAATAATTTAAAGTAAAAGTTTTGCTGGTTCGTCTAGGCTGCTATGGACATTGCATACCAAAATCATATGGCAGAGAAAAATTCCAGATCATTTACGGATACCGTTAAGACTTATGGGAGTCAGCTGCTGCGTTTTGTTAAGGGTAAAGTAAAGAAAACTGAGGATGCAGAGGATATCTTACAGGAAGTTTGGTATCAATTCAGCCGTTTGACCAATATGGATGAACTGGAGAATGCTGGGGCCTGGCTTTATGCCGTTACACGCAATAAAATTACCGACAGCTATCGAAAAAAGAAAAGTGAATCACTTGATGATCTGATCGCAGGCGACGATGATAGTGAGCGTTCATTTCCTATCCGTCAGTTTCTTTTGGCTGATGACTCCAACAATCCCGAGCTAAAATTATTTAAGGATATTTTTTGGGACGAACTGATGAAAGCATTGGACGAATTGCCAGAAAAACAAAGACGGGTTTTTATGTTGAATGAATTGGAAGACAAAACGCTTCAAGAAATTGCCGTGATGGAAAATGAGCATTTAAAGACCATCATTAGCCGCAAAGGGTATGCAGTGAAGCATCTAAGAGTACGGTTGCGGAGTTTGTATGAAGAATTAAAATTTTAAGGATTACGCTATGATTGGAAGAATGAAAAGACAGCGGAAGGGTAAATTCGCTTTTGTGTTTGTCGCTATTATCGTGGGTGTTTTTTTATTGGTAGCGTTGCTTCAATATTTATGGAATACGTTAATGGTGGACATTTTCAATTTAAAAGCAATTACCTATTGGCAGGCACTAGGACTCTTTGTTTTTTCAAGAATCCTGTTCGGCAGAGGATTTGGTAAACCGGGGGGGGGGAGATTCCGAAAGAGTTTTCCGAGTCACATCGAAAAAGAAGCGGATCTCTCCGAAGAGGAGAGGGAGCGTTTGCGTGAGGAATGGAAGCGTCGTTTCAGCGGACGATGCGGATTATGAAAAAACAATAAAAATTTTAAAGTAAAAACTGTTTTTGGGCGTCTTCTTTTATAAAGGCGCCTTTTTTATGTCGATATACCGAAAGAAATAACAGAACGCGATGATCTGTCAGAATGGATGTTGGCGACACTAATTAATTACAAATATGAAGGTCAAGAAGAAGTACAATTTCAGACAAATGAAGGTATGTGCTTACGGAAACCTTAAAAAAGATGTATTCAAATGAAAAATAAACTTCGATTTATATTGCCGCGCCTGATCGTGCTTACGGCAATAGCAGGATTAGCAACGCTACTTATTGGGACGATCTTTAAACTCTTGTTGTTTGGAACAGTGCTGTTTGGTATAGTAACCTTTGCCGCAGCAAGAATGCGTACGAGAGATCGGCGGGCTTTCCAAATGGACACCCCTCCAGTGCGCCCGAATGTTCAGCGTCACTATGAGACAGTCGTAGCGATCGTGCCGTTAAATGCAAAAAGACGTTATAAGAAAGCAACAATAGTTCCTGTTTATTAATAGTTGCAGAATCGCAATTGCCAATGCAATCCTGCGATCATCAATTGACATTTAGTATTCAAAATTAAAAATTAAAGACATGTTTAAAAGAGATAATTACAGCAGCGGATATTCAAATCCTGATAAATTTTGTGGAAAGCATTTTAAGGACCGTTTTGAAAAATTTCAGCAGCATTTTTTTGATGGCGAACCCATGCAAAGCGCACGGAGACAGCAATTTTTTCCTGTAAATATTGTTGAGAATAAAGAATTTTTTGAAGTACAGCTTTTTGCTGCTGGTCGCAAGAAAGAACAATTCCAAGTCAGCATACAAGAAGGAGTGCTTAAAATTTTATGTACAGCGAATAGACAAGACAATTCCATAGATTATATTTACAAAGAGGAAGCTGGATTAGCATTTGAGCGTGAATTCCAATTAAATGAACAGGTGCTTACAGATAATGTACAGGCCAGTTTTGAGGATGGGGTGTTGACGGTCATTCTCCCAAAAGATCTTGAAAAGGTAGCGAGACCACAAGAGGTCGTTATTGATTAGTAACAATAGTAAACGTAAATCAGTATTTGAGCTGATTTTGAAAAAGGGCAGCATATAGAAATTAGCTGTCCTTTTTTTATTTCTCCGTATGGTTACGATACCACTTTCCATTATACGAAGCTTAAAATGTTGAAAAGCTATTATCACTTATGTAGATAGTACAGCTGTTATGGTATAAGTTTTGTCTATGGTTTATCAAATCATTCGATGGAACAGATCGACTGTATTTATGTACTTTTATGAAAGTTAAAATCAAACAATTTGATCAATTAAAGTATTATATAAAAAAACTTTCTTTTAATATGGACAACAACGAAAAAGACATTAGCAAATGCCCCTTTCACAATGGTACCATGCGCAAATCCGTCGCAGGAGGTGGAACTCAGAATCAAGATTGGTGGCCAAATAGACTACGTGTAGACCTGTTGAGACAGCATGCGAGCAAGTCAAATCCAATGGATGAAGGCTTTGATTATGCAGAAGCGTTTAAACAACTAGACTTGGAAGTTGTAAAAAAAGATTTACATGCATTGATGACTGATTCTCATGATTGGTGGCCGGCAGATTTTGGACATTATGGTCCATTATTCATCCGAATGGCATGGCATAGTGCAGGAACTTACCGGGTAAGCGACGGTCGGGGCGGCGCAGGATCTGGTCAACAGCGTTTTGCACCTCTAAATAGCTGGCCAGATAATGTGAGTCTAGATAAAGCGCGTCGCTTGTTGTGGCCTATCAAACAAAAATATGGTAAAAATATTTCTTGGGCAGATTTAATGATATTAACGGGTAATGTTGCCCTAGAGTCCATGGGCTTCAAAACTTTCGGTTATTCCGGTGGACGCGTCGATTCTTTTGAACCAGAACTGGATGTATATTGGGGGTCTGAAACCACATGGTTGGGCGGAGATATCCGCTATGCCGATGGTTCGGAAGGCGTAATGAAGTCACACGGTGTACTGTCGGCCGATGATGATGCAGACGGTAAATTACACACCCGCAATCTTGAAAAACCATTGGCAGCGGTACAAATGGGATTGATTTATGTGAACCCAGAAGGACCGGATGGAAATCCTGATCCGATTGCTGCAGCAAAAGATATACGGGATACTTTTGGTCGGATGGCTATGAATGATGAGGAAACTGTCGCTTTGATCGCTGGAGGACATACTTTTGGGAAAACTCACGGCGCGGGGCCTGCCGACAATGTTGGAAAAGAACCAGAAGCTGCTGATATAGAACAACAGGGCCTTGGTTGGAAAAGCACTTATGGCAGTGGAGTGGGAGCAGATGCTATTACCAGCGGACTGGAGGTTATTTGGACACAAAAGCCAACAGAGTGGACCAATCTCTTTTTTAAAAATCTGTTTGAGAATGAATGGGAATTAACAAAAAGTCCTGCAGGGGCACACCAATGGGTAGCTAAAGGTGCCGATTCGACTATTCCCGATCCTTTCGATCCAAGTAAAAAGCGGCGGCCAACGATGCTGACTACCGATTTGTCTTTACGTTTTGATCCAGTTTACGAAAAGATCTCGCGTAAATTTTATGAAGATCAAGAAGCATTTGCCGATGCATTTGCCCGGGCTTGGTTTAAATTAACACACCGTGATTTGGGACCGCGCGAACGTTATCTCGGTGCTGAGGTTCCGACTGAGGAATTATTGTGGCAAGATCCCATTCCGGCTGTTGATCATGCGCTCGTTGATTCGGATGATATTCGTGCGTTGAAAACGACGATATTGAATACTGGGCTCAGTATAGCTGAGCTTGTAACAACAGCTTGGGCTTCGGCATCTACCTTTCGCGGATCAGATAAGCGAGGCGGGGCAAATGGCGCTAGAATACGTCTGGCTCCACAGCGTTATTGGCAAGTTAATAATCCGACACGATTACAAAAAGTGCTTACTGCTCTCGAGCAAATTCAGCACGATTTTAATGGAAAACAACAAGCTGGAAAGAAAATCTCTTTGGCCGATTTAATTGTCTTAGGGGGAGTTGCAGCGATAGAACAGGCAGCTCGTTCGGCTGGACATGACATCGAAGTTCCATTCCTTCCCGGACGTATGGATGCATCTCAGGAACAAACTGATGTTGAATCTGTGGGATATCTCGAGCCAATTGCAGATGGATTCAGAAACTACCGTAAAGGCGCTTATACCGTATCTACCGAGTCCCTATTGATTGACAAAGCACAATCGCTTACACTCTCTGTACCGGAATTAACTGTGCTTATTGGCGGAATGCGGGTTCTTCAAGCGAACTTTGACGGTTCTCAACTGGGCGTAATGACAGATCGCCCGGGCCAATTGACCAACGACTTTTTTGTTAATCTATTGGATATGGGGACAACTTGGAAAGCCATCTCGCAGGATCGGGAGATTTTTGAAGGGTCAGATCGTAAATCCGGTGTTAAAAAATGGGAAGCGGGACGGGCAGACCTTGTTTTTGGATCGAATGCGGAGTTGAGAGCAGTTTCCGAAATATATGGAAGTGACGATGCGAAAGATAAATTCGTACAAGATTTCGTGAAGGCTTGGACTAAAGTGATGGAGTTAGATCGTTTTGATTTACATCGCTAATACGGCCGGACAATTAATTCGATCATCGTATTTTAAGATTAGAGTTGGTTTACAATCAGGGCTGGTACACTTATAGTGCCAGCCCTGATTGTATTTTAATGTTAAGGTGTAGTCTTCCGGTCTTCCTGCAGAAATTCGGAGGTGAAATGCTGTTGTTGCTTTTTCTGTCTGAATTTCTCCTCATTATAGGAATGGGAGTGCCCTTTGGGTATCGATAAGGATGACCATGTATCATCCAAACATATTTTTCCGATATAAAGAATCTGCCCAATGTGGTAGGGATAATGTGCTAGCTGCCGTAAGATAGCTTCCATAACGGTGTGTCCTTGATGACGGATATAAATGATTTTAGGGAGATCTTCTTCTTCGAGCGATTCAATTGCTTGAAATAGACAGGCCCATCCGGCATTTCAATAGGTAATAAGCTCATCGCGATCTACCCAGCTGTTCTCAAACTCCTGGTCCCGGTTTCTATTTTGTTTTTCGCCATCGGTGGTGAGAAAATCGGTCCATCGGGAAAGCATATTTCCACCTAAATGTTTAACAATTAATGCAATGCTATTGCTCGAATCATTGGGTTGCCAAAAGAGTTGTTCAGAACTCAATTGTGCAAATGTTTTATCACCCAAAGATTTATAATATTGAAATTGTTTTATACAAGTCCCTAAAAAATTATTCATTACTCCAAAAGTTTGTCATTTATATGCATATTAATATACAAAAATGTCTTGAAACCGAGACCTAAAATAGTTTTTTTGAGCAAAGATCTGGTGTTGCTATCGTTCTCATTAATTTCCTGATACTGGTTTTTTAAGGTGATCAATCTGTAAATTTAGAAGGAGAAGTGGGAGCAAACAGGTCGATAAAAGCAAAGGTGATACCGGGGAAGTACCACCTTTTTGCTAACTAAACATTAAACATAAATAAACAGTCTTTTTCAAGACCACACTAAAAATTACATCACTACTTTGCCGCTAGTTGATTTGTCAACCTGGACATTCTTGGGTTGATTTTTTAATACAATTTTCGCAGATGTAGAAACTTTTCCTTTTAAGTTTTCTTTCACGCTGAGCATAACATTTGCAGACGAATTTGCTTGTATTTGAGCATTTGTCGCTGTAAAACTACTCATATCAACCGATGCGGATGAGTTGGTGCTCAAATTTAAATTTGAAGCATTCCCTGAAATGTTCTGCCTGGATGAACTACTTGCCGAAACCTGCAAATTCTTACTGCTCACTTCGGTTGTTAATTTACTCGAAGAACTTGTTGCAAGGTTGATGTCATCTGCCACTATTTTCTTCAGAGATACGCTGGCTGAAGACGATACGTCTACAGAAATTTTGTTTGCCTTAATCGTTTCATCCGTATAGATCGAACTGCTGGATGATGCCGAAAAACGCGTCGGTATCTTGCTCGAGTAGACAGTTACGCGATTGTTTTTCGCATTTCTGATTGAACTGTTTCTTTTATACTGTACATACAGTGTACCGTTTTTTACAGTCGTTTCGATAAGGGATAAATGTTCGGGATTATCCGCTTCAACAACAACCTCGTTGCGATTCGAGTGAATATAATCTACACGTAATGAAGTTGCCGATGAAATGCCATCTGGAGCAGTGATTTTGCGTGTTTCTCGTTCTTGTGCCTGAGCTATATATAGAAATGAAATAAAGGCAATAGTTAAGATTCTTTTCATTATTTTACTGTTGTTAGTTTAAAATTTTCCCTTTTGTACTATCTTATGTGCTTACACGTACACCTTATTGTGTAGTATAATAGTAATGCCAAAACTTTAAATCCGTTTAACCTATTGATTACCATTGGTTTTGTTCCTGAGTGCTATTTTTGTTAATGCTCATTTTTGAACATACACTGTTCGGTTTCGGACAGTGGGCTGCTTACCATACTCTTTTTACCATACCCTTCTTGTATAGGCTGCTAACCAGAATTGATACTCTAATTGGGAAGCTGTTATAAATGCTTGTCGCATCTTCTCCCGTTTTGTTGCAGTAGTTTCCGCAGCAATTTTGTCAACGTAATTTTTGGCCTTGATTACTCCCTGCGCAAAATCGTCACCGCTATACGTTTCTATCCATTTGGAATAGGGATTTCCCTGCGTATTTGCGGTCGACACAATGTGATCTCCAACCTCCTTATAAATCCAAAAACAAGGGAGTGTTGCCGCCATAGCGACTTCAATGCTCTCAAAGGCACTTACGCTTTTGAGAAAATGGATATAGTGATGGCAGGTTGGCTCAATTTTGCTGCTGTTGTCTTCAGATGTTAAACCAAATGCTCGAAAGTAATTTTCATGCAGTGCTCTTTCAACAAGAAGTGCATTGCGTCCAAACTCGAAATAGTCCAATGCCTGTTGGTAATCTGTGCTTTTAGCACCAATAAAAGCAAGCACGCGACCAAACTCTTCCAAATAAAAAGCGTCCTGCTGCATGTAAAATTGAAATTTATCCAGGGGGAGACTACCATCACTAAGCTCAACGATAAATGGCATAGCAAGTATATCTGAATAAATTGGTTTTATAGCATTCCAGGCATGATCAGTCCAGTTCATATTGTATCAGTTTAAGGGGGGTATGGAAGTGATTTAATGGCCCATTTCCTTTGCCAATGCGGAGATCTTTACTTCCCACTATCGCCGCGTGTATATAGGACAGTGCGATGTCTACTGCGCGATCGAGAGCAACACCTTGTGCCAACTGGCTCGCAATTGCTGAAGAGAGCGAACAACCGGAACCGTGTGTATTTTTGCTGTTAATTTTTTGTGACTTGAATTCAATTGGAGGCTTTTGTTGTTGAAATAAGAGCGATGTTAACTCTTGACTCTCGAGATGTCCACCTTTAATCAGAACAGATTGACAACCTGCGGCCAGTAAACTATTTCCAGCTTTTTCCATCTTTTGAATAGTATGAATAGGTTCATCGACTAAGACACTCGTTTCATCTAAATTTGGTGTAATCAGTGTTGCTAAGGGAAAAAGACGTGTTACGCAGGCCTGAATGGTGTCGTCATGAATAAGTTTGTGCCCACTCGTCGATACCATGACCGGATCAAATACGA
The genomic region above belongs to Sphingobacterium zeae and contains:
- a CDS encoding GIN domain-containing protein; this encodes MKRILTIAFISFLYIAQAQERETRKITAPDGISSATSLRVDYIHSNRNEVVVEADNPEHLSLIETTVKNGTLYVQYKRNSSIRNAKNNRVTVYSSKIPTRFSASSSSSIYTDETIKANKISVDVSSSASVSLKKIVADDINLATSSSSKLTTEVSSKNLQVSASSSSRQNISGNASNLNLSTNSSASVDMSSFTATNAQIQANSSANVMLSVKENLKGKVSTSAKIVLKNQPKNVQVDKSTSGKVVM
- the tenA gene encoding thiaminase II; amino-acid sequence: MNWTDHAWNAIKPIYSDILAMPFIVELSDGSLPLDKFQFYMQQDAFYLEEFGRVLAFIGAKSTDYQQALDYFEFGRNALLVERALHENYFRAFGLTSEDNSSKIEPTCHHYIHFLKSVSAFESIEVAMAATLPCFWIYKEVGDHIVSTANTQGNPYSKWIETYSGDDFAQGVIKAKNYVDKIAAETTATKREKMRQAFITASQLEYQFWLAAYTRRVW
- the thiD gene encoding bifunctional hydroxymethylpyrimidine kinase/phosphomethylpyrimidine kinase; its protein translation is MTKNKKYRVPTVLSIAGFDGSGGAGIQADTKTISALGCYAMNVLTALPVQNTQGVRRIYEIPTSVVQDQLDAIFEDIYPDAIKIGMVHNIELVVLISNYLTKYKGPIVFDPVMVSTSGHKLIHDDTIQACVTRLFPLATLITPNLDETSVLVDEPIHTIQKMEKAGNSLLAAGCQSVLIKGGHLESQELTSLLFQQQKPPIEFKSQKINSKNTHGSGCSLSSAIASQLAQGVALDRAVDIALSYIHAAIVGSKDLRIGKGNGPLNHFHTPLKLIQYELD